The Papaver somniferum cultivar HN1 chromosome 6, ASM357369v1, whole genome shotgun sequence genome segment GTTAAAATATGAGAGAATGATTCAACTCTATCAAGTTTTCAAGCTTCAAAGTTTGGTGAAATCAAAGCACATCGTAATTGAACATGTAGAAGTTTATGAAAGATAGCTGAGGCAACTCAATATTCCGAAATAAACTACTGTTTGATTACAGGCTTTACCTTGTACTTCTTTACgttttgtatttacttttaagTGATCAAATCTTCATCAGTACTATGAACATACACATTAAAACAATGAGGTCGGAAAGACAGCAATCTACGAGATTGCACATCAAACATGAGTAGAGTCCAAATATGTTGTTTTGACCTGAACTGATATTTGTGATACATAACTACAATGGCCACTTTATTTAGTCCTATACTAAATCAAACTACTGTACCCTCTGCGAATATCTTGGTCACAATTCACAAGTCAAGCTTAGTGGTCACTGAAACTAAAAGGTAAAACAAAATATCCAACCAGCTCAGAAATTCAGAGGACTATTCTTAGACATGTCCTGAATGCATAATTACGTTTTTAAAAAATCTGGATCAGCACAAGTATGAAATAAAACTACCCAAAACCATTCAAACACTTCAACTAATTCAGTAACTGATTACCCAGAGTTCCAGACTAATAAATACTCGAACCAGACCAAGAATAAAGATATATAGCTTCCAATAGTAATAGAGAAAGACTAACCAAattatcagcaaaaaaaaaaaacaataataattaacAATCACATCACTCAACAGAAGAGATGCTAAAAAGAAAATATACAGTATAATGTTTCACATAGGCAAGGGAATGAAACAACCATACCTGTTTGGCCATGCTACAAGCTTTCTCGGATGAATTGAGAATCTCATAGTAGAAAACAGAGTAATTAAGAGCCAACCCCAATCTAATTGGATGCGTTGGAGCAAGTTCGGCCATAGCAATTTCCTACAAATCCCACGACAAGAAAATTGAACAGCTGATTAACTAATAAGTAAATCTCAAAACAATCctactaaatttgaagtatcttATTCATAACTAAACCTTCTGTAACACATCCATCCATCAATTGGACAAGTAAACcccaaaatcaaaccctaaataacTCATTCCCATACATCcataaaaagaaaatcaaaaaaaaaaaaaaaaaaaaaaaaaacacaaacgaAGAATTGGAGATACCTGAGCAGCTTTGTAAGCAAGCATAGTATCTTCAGCAGCTTCTTTCCTTTCAGCACCAACTTTAAATTCAGCTAGATACCTATGATAATCACCTTTCATCTTATAATAAAAAACTTTGGATTCACTTGAAGAAGCACAAGGAATAAGATGAGAATCTAACAATTTCAATATCCCTTCACAAACATCAGTCAATTCAGATTCCAAATTAGATCTATAATCTTTCACAAGAACAACATGATCATCATTTTTCCTACTTTCTTCTTTCTGTTCAATTGATGAAACAATTCTCCAAGCAGCACGAAGAGATCCAATCACGTTCTTGTAAGCAACTGAGAGTAAATTCCTTTCTTCAACTGAGAGTTCAGTTGTTGAAGTTGAATAACCAACTACTAGTTTCTCTAAGTATTTCACCATTTCTTCGTATCGTTCAGCTTGTTCAGCTAGTTTTGCCAAGTATACGTATTGATCTCTTCCTAGGGTTTCCATTACTGACCAGGAAGATGGAGAGGAGAAGCGAGAGATGGAGAGGGAAAGGGAAAGCGTTTCTAGTCTACtttgttagaattttttttttagacagaAGAGAGAgatgagatgtttgatttgaaCGGCTTATATTACGGGGTTATGGATTGCGTTTTGAGCTGTCCGCTTGTCGGTGTCTTTGAATTTGATTCCCTTTTGATTAGCCACTGACTCAGTGCTAGCGAGGATTAGTTAGTAGTGGCAGCCAGGATAAGTTCTAGAGAAACGGATGGAATCAACGCCGCCGTGATCTAAGTGGAGGGAAGAGAATAAACGGGTTTAGTATGATAGGACTCAAACCATGGGCTGTGGTGCCAGCTTTCCCAaccatttttagtttttttaacaAACAACCATATATTAAACATAAATATTTCTTCCATCATGACTTATGTAAGGAATTAACATTGTTGTTGGGAGTAACCACCATTCTCCACGTAAATTGTACTTGCGAGTTGCCTTAGCTATTGCATCCGCAGCCTTATTACAAGCTCTGTACATAAAGGTACAAGACCACACAAGATTAATGTTACATGTATCTACAATTTTCTCAGTAAAGGCAAACTCTGCCAGCGACAAAGAGTAGTTTGCTGCTGTAAGAAAGAACAGATTGCAAGATTGTCAGTCTCAAAAACAACATGAGACCAACCATTTGTTGCTGCCAGTTGCATAGCCTCCAACATAGCCCAGGCTTCTGCTTGTTGGACATTACTAGCTCTCCTTAATGCTCCCCTTCCCATGACATATGCTCCTGCAGAGTTCCGAATTATAATTCCAATACCAGCCAATAGGGAACTAGAATTGTAAGAAGCATCAAcattaattttcaaaaattaCAGAGGTGGAGGTTTCCAATTATGATGTAAGACATTATAACTTTGAGGATGATTATAATTAGAAGGAGGGCTGCCTAGACGATGTTGTGCAATGTGATGTTGCCAAAAACAGCTCTACACCTGAGTTTCCAAATGAGATGAATAATGCACATGGTTAAGTGAATAATCTGAGGAGTCTTCTGGATGTTGAAGAAGGAATCTTTTAACTGCCAAGTCTGAATCCAAGATAAGACAGTAGAGTGCTGCAAAATAGAGAGAAACTGGTGAGGGAAGTAAAACTGCCATATTGCCTTAGAGAAGGGGCAATGAAGCAACATATGATCCAGGTCTTCTATCTGATTGAAAACCATTTTTAGTTTATGCTCACAATTATACTAGACAAATTGATGATTTTCTTTCTTCTAAAAGCTTTTACTGATTTTTGCAAGTATCTAGTAGATAAGAAACAAACAGAAAGGAATCAGAATAAGGGTTTTGTTCTCCGAGCACAAACAAAGGATAAAGAGAAAACTTGCAAACATGGTGCGAATGATAAATTTGTGTTGTGTTTTATAACGGCATATAGTAGGTTTTCGATTCT includes the following:
- the LOC113289433 gene encoding 14-3-3-like protein GF14 lambda, which codes for METLGRDQYVYLAKLAEQAERYEEMVKYLEKLVVGYSTSTTELSVEERNLLSVAYKNVIGSLRAAWRIVSSIEQKEESRKNDDHVVLVKDYRSNLESELTDVCEGILKLLDSHLIPCASSSESKVFYYKMKGDYHRYLAEFKVGAERKEAAEDTMLAYKAAQEIAMAELAPTHPIRLGLALNYSVFYYEILNSSEKACSMAKQAFEEAIAELDTLGEESYKDSTLIMQLLRDNLTLWTSDMQDQLDEASMIS